Proteins encoded within one genomic window of Neodiprion fabricii isolate iyNeoFabr1 chromosome 6, iyNeoFabr1.1, whole genome shotgun sequence:
- the LOC124185687 gene encoding MOB kinase activator-like 2 isoform X2, with protein sequence MYIFKYITREKFSGISDNHLESSSSSSVSASGTHTPIMMRSPARGAVALTETTTSSASAPATPVHNSSSSSSSATGGTNVSSRLSLFDTCHRKIRLFGELVAKARRKEKDAGATEDPKLYLEEAALERQLPELDLRMLVDLPAGLDYNEWLASHTLALFDHINLFYGTISEFCTMTGCPDMTGPGLRTYLWFDEKGKKTRVAAPQYIDYVMTFTQRTVSDETIFPTKYANEFPSSFESIVRKILRLLYHVVAHIYHCHFREVALLGLHAHLNCVFAHLTLLNQRFNLIDPKETEILGDLEAALLGDSTPASSQPPAIQETPTTTT encoded by the exons ATGtacatattcaaatatat TACGCGAGAGAAATTTAGCGGAATCAGCGATAATCACTTGgagtcatcgtcgtcgtcgtcggtaTCAGCATCGGGAACACATACGCCGATAATGATGCGGTCGCCGGCACGGGGGGCTGTCGCCCTTACGGAGACGACGACGTCCTCGGCCTCGGCGCCCGCCACCCCCGTGCACaactcctcctcgtcctcgtcctcggcAACCGGAGGAACAAACGTCTCCTCGCGGCTCTCCCTATTTGACACCTGCCACAGGAAGATACGACTCTTCGGTGAATTAGTCGC aAAAGCCCGACGGAAGGAGAAAGATGCCGGAGCCACGGAAGATCCCAAATTGTACCTGGAGGAAGCCGCTTTGGAACGACAGCTTCCGGAACTTGACCTGAGGATGCTTGTCGACCTACCGGCTGGTCTCGATTACAACGAATGGCTAGCCTCCCACACTCTCGCACTTTTTGACCACATCAATCTCTTCTACGGAACGATATCCGAGTTTTGTACGATGACGGGATGCCCCGACATGACGGGTCCTGGTTTGAG GACGTATTTATGGTTTgacgaaaaaggaaaaaagactAGAGTGGCTGCTCCACAATACATAGACTACGTCATGACATTTACACAGCGTACTGTTAGTGATGAAACAATATTCCCTACTAAATATG CCAACGAGTTTCCAAGCTCGTTTGAATCGATAGTGCGTAAGATCCTGCGATTGCTGTACCATGTTGTTGCGCACATATATCACTGTCACTTTAGGGAAGTTGCACTATTGGGATTGCATGCGCATCTCAATTGTGTATTCGCCCATCTTACACTTCTTAATCAACGCTTCAACCTTATCGACCCGAAGGAGACTGAGATCCTTGGGGACTTAGAAGCTGCTCTTTTAG gtGATTCTACGCCTGCTTCTTCACAACCCCCAGCCATCCAGGAAACTCCAACCACAACTACCTAG
- the LOC124184797 gene encoding uncharacterized protein LOC124184797 → MSDKTYQVKVKKDLYQNYPKSYVCCELSEGIPKKKKRDFEKPRTPGNGIDDTSEKIDIYYFDHGNSAYYRTTDAPPILATEKCAERTDYIATRFWAEIFGTIHIGIAFVTAFILQLIRFLLFSIVRPLTVGVVQLIADYFLKPSLSILFNATIQPVLILLYNIATSFRDLCEPIAEGLGFFLREIAQVFRAFRIVEVNNCTNNSCT, encoded by the exons ATGTCAGATAAGACGTATCAAGTAAAAGTTAAGAAGGACCTTTATCAGAATTATCCAAAG AGCTATGTATGCTGTGAACTATCAGAAGGCATTCccaaaaagaagaaacgggattttgaaaaaccaaGAACTCCGGGAAACGGCATTGATGACACGTCGGAGAAGATAGACATCTACTACTTTGATCACGGCAATTCAGC GTACTATCGAACAACTGATGCTCCACCGATACTGGCTACAGAGAAATGCGCGGAACGAACGGATTACATCGCGACCCGTTTCTGGGCGGAAATATTCGGTACAATTCACATAGGAATAGCCTTTGTCACAGCCTTTATACTGCAGCTGATAAGATTTTTGCTCTTCAGCATAGTAAGGCCACTTACAGTGGGAGTCGTACAATTGATTGCGGATTACTTTCTGAAGCCATCATTGTCAATATTATTCAATGCGACGATACAACCGGTACTCATACTGTTGTACAATATAGCTACATCTTTTCGAGACCTCTGTGAACCAATAGCTGAGGGACTTGGTTTCTTTCTAAGAGAGATAGCTCAGGTATTCAGGGCGTTTAGGATTGTCGAAGTGAACAATTGCACCAACAACAGTTGTACGTGA
- the LOC124185687 gene encoding MOB kinase activator-like 2 isoform X1, producing the protein MFGIGSRKVLKYSAIDTSLALDVEDTVTCFCSTREKFSGISDNHLESSSSSSVSASGTHTPIMMRSPARGAVALTETTTSSASAPATPVHNSSSSSSSATGGTNVSSRLSLFDTCHRKIRLFGELVAKARRKEKDAGATEDPKLYLEEAALERQLPELDLRMLVDLPAGLDYNEWLASHTLALFDHINLFYGTISEFCTMTGCPDMTGPGLRTYLWFDEKGKKTRVAAPQYIDYVMTFTQRTVSDETIFPTKYANEFPSSFESIVRKILRLLYHVVAHIYHCHFREVALLGLHAHLNCVFAHLTLLNQRFNLIDPKETEILGDLEAALLGDSTPASSQPPAIQETPTTTT; encoded by the exons ATGTTTGGTATCGGGAGCAGAAAAGTGTTGAAATATTCCGCCATTGACACTTCCTTAGCACTGGACGTCGAGGACACCGTCACTTGCTTCTGCAG TACGCGAGAGAAATTTAGCGGAATCAGCGATAATCACTTGgagtcatcgtcgtcgtcgtcggtaTCAGCATCGGGAACACATACGCCGATAATGATGCGGTCGCCGGCACGGGGGGCTGTCGCCCTTACGGAGACGACGACGTCCTCGGCCTCGGCGCCCGCCACCCCCGTGCACaactcctcctcgtcctcgtcctcggcAACCGGAGGAACAAACGTCTCCTCGCGGCTCTCCCTATTTGACACCTGCCACAGGAAGATACGACTCTTCGGTGAATTAGTCGC aAAAGCCCGACGGAAGGAGAAAGATGCCGGAGCCACGGAAGATCCCAAATTGTACCTGGAGGAAGCCGCTTTGGAACGACAGCTTCCGGAACTTGACCTGAGGATGCTTGTCGACCTACCGGCTGGTCTCGATTACAACGAATGGCTAGCCTCCCACACTCTCGCACTTTTTGACCACATCAATCTCTTCTACGGAACGATATCCGAGTTTTGTACGATGACGGGATGCCCCGACATGACGGGTCCTGGTTTGAG GACGTATTTATGGTTTgacgaaaaaggaaaaaagactAGAGTGGCTGCTCCACAATACATAGACTACGTCATGACATTTACACAGCGTACTGTTAGTGATGAAACAATATTCCCTACTAAATATG CCAACGAGTTTCCAAGCTCGTTTGAATCGATAGTGCGTAAGATCCTGCGATTGCTGTACCATGTTGTTGCGCACATATATCACTGTCACTTTAGGGAAGTTGCACTATTGGGATTGCATGCGCATCTCAATTGTGTATTCGCCCATCTTACACTTCTTAATCAACGCTTCAACCTTATCGACCCGAAGGAGACTGAGATCCTTGGGGACTTAGAAGCTGCTCTTTTAG gtGATTCTACGCCTGCTTCTTCACAACCCCCAGCCATCCAGGAAACTCCAACCACAACTACCTAG
- the LOC124185687 gene encoding MOB kinase activator-like 2 isoform X3, translating to MGTREKFSGISDNHLESSSSSSVSASGTHTPIMMRSPARGAVALTETTTSSASAPATPVHNSSSSSSSATGGTNVSSRLSLFDTCHRKIRLFGELVAKARRKEKDAGATEDPKLYLEEAALERQLPELDLRMLVDLPAGLDYNEWLASHTLALFDHINLFYGTISEFCTMTGCPDMTGPGLRTYLWFDEKGKKTRVAAPQYIDYVMTFTQRTVSDETIFPTKYANEFPSSFESIVRKILRLLYHVVAHIYHCHFREVALLGLHAHLNCVFAHLTLLNQRFNLIDPKETEILGDLEAALLGDSTPASSQPPAIQETPTTTT from the exons TACGCGAGAGAAATTTAGCGGAATCAGCGATAATCACTTGgagtcatcgtcgtcgtcgtcggtaTCAGCATCGGGAACACATACGCCGATAATGATGCGGTCGCCGGCACGGGGGGCTGTCGCCCTTACGGAGACGACGACGTCCTCGGCCTCGGCGCCCGCCACCCCCGTGCACaactcctcctcgtcctcgtcctcggcAACCGGAGGAACAAACGTCTCCTCGCGGCTCTCCCTATTTGACACCTGCCACAGGAAGATACGACTCTTCGGTGAATTAGTCGC aAAAGCCCGACGGAAGGAGAAAGATGCCGGAGCCACGGAAGATCCCAAATTGTACCTGGAGGAAGCCGCTTTGGAACGACAGCTTCCGGAACTTGACCTGAGGATGCTTGTCGACCTACCGGCTGGTCTCGATTACAACGAATGGCTAGCCTCCCACACTCTCGCACTTTTTGACCACATCAATCTCTTCTACGGAACGATATCCGAGTTTTGTACGATGACGGGATGCCCCGACATGACGGGTCCTGGTTTGAG GACGTATTTATGGTTTgacgaaaaaggaaaaaagactAGAGTGGCTGCTCCACAATACATAGACTACGTCATGACATTTACACAGCGTACTGTTAGTGATGAAACAATATTCCCTACTAAATATG CCAACGAGTTTCCAAGCTCGTTTGAATCGATAGTGCGTAAGATCCTGCGATTGCTGTACCATGTTGTTGCGCACATATATCACTGTCACTTTAGGGAAGTTGCACTATTGGGATTGCATGCGCATCTCAATTGTGTATTCGCCCATCTTACACTTCTTAATCAACGCTTCAACCTTATCGACCCGAAGGAGACTGAGATCCTTGGGGACTTAGAAGCTGCTCTTTTAG gtGATTCTACGCCTGCTTCTTCACAACCCCCAGCCATCCAGGAAACTCCAACCACAACTACCTAG